The stretch of DNA CTGTATCGTTGGTCCATGCTGTATGCGCACTATAATTACTAACTAAATCCAGTGTGCGAAACCCACCGTTGTCTCCTGTTGCATACTTTGCCAAATCAGCTACAAAATGAGCTGCTGTTGAAGCAGAGCCCCCATTACCAACAGAATAGATAACATTATCCGTTTTATGTACTGATAAAATTAAATCTACTGCTTTTTGTACAGACTCTAAATCAACCTTTTGCATTGATTTAATCATTTCTTCGGTAGCTACTTGTAAGCTATTTTCTACTGTGTTCATCTTTCTTTATTTTAATTTAAATTCTTTTACTTTATTTACCCCTTCTGTTGAAACAGTTGTTTCGACGATTTTAAACTCAAGTTTTTTGAGCGCATTAATCACTTGTGTTCGTGTTTCAGATTTTCCACTAATAAGTACAAACCCTCCTGCTCCTGCTCCAATTGCTTTAGCACCACTAGCCCCTTTCTCTATTGCAGTCTGTATAATGGTATCTATGGTATCTGTTGTTGCCTCTGGTAAGCGTTTACATTTTGCAGCCCAATGACGGCGTAAAATGTCACCAAACATTTCTCCATCTTTTAATAAAATTGCTTTTTCAACTTCTTCGACTGAAGCTGGACGAGAATCATCGGTTCCATCCACATAAGAAGCTCCTAGGCTTTTTAATATTTTGCTTGCGTTTCTGCGAATACCCGTTTCAACCAATACAAAATTGTGCTCAAAAAGATACGCTAGACCATCCAACAAATCATTGCGTTTTTTTACGCTTATCTCACCATTGGAATTCGCTACCATTTCAACACAGCCCCCCACTGCTGACGCTAATTGATCCTGAAAGCCAACGGGTTGATTTAATATTTCTCGTTCCCACTTGTAGGCCTTCAATCCAATATCAAGAGGCGTTTCTATTTTTCCCTTTTTTAAAAAATTACTTGCTGCTACCAGAGCCACAGCCACAGCCCCACTCCCTCCTAAACCAGCGCCTGGGCTTACTTCTGATTTAATATTCACATTAAAATTGGGATGTTCTTTTTTAAATAAATCATTTAACTGCGTAGAGTCATGTTTTATATCTGTTCCTACCGAAACTTTGACTTTTAATTTTAGAGATACAGCCAAAAGATGCGCTCCTGATTTTAGATAACATTCAGGCAGGTCAGTCCCTCCTCCAGCTAGAGAAAGTCTCAGAGGAGCATAAAATTCTAAATTCATGGTTTAATTTTTAATCGTTAATCATCAACTGTGCAGCACTCATGCCATAATCAACAGAGTGTCATAATAGCGTAAGCCAATTAAATGTATCCTCCTTTCTACCTTCACATATACCTAAATAAGTTGTTTGTAGTTTTTGGGTAATCGGTCCAACTGCCCCATTTCCAATATCAATTTTATCAATACTAAGCACAGGAGTCAACTCCGCCAATGTTCCTGTAAGAAATATTTCATCTGCCCAGTAAAGTTCTGTTCTAGGAATATCTCTTTCAACTACCTGAATCTTGAAATGAGATCTTAAGAGATTAATACAATTACTTCTGGTAATACTTTCTAGAATTCCAGCAGAAATTGGAGGAGTAATCACTTGACCATTTCTAACCATAAAAATAGTAGCTCCAGTAGTTTCAGCTACCAAACCTTTATCGTTCAACAAAATTGCTTCATCATAACCGCCATTAAGTGCATCAATCATTGGTAGTTTAAAGGATTGATAAGCAGCTCCTGCTTTTAGCAAAGGCGACATACTCAAATCATTCATTCTTCTCCATGAGCTAACACAACACTTAATTCCCTCTTGAATCGAGGGACTACGTTCAACAGGAAAAGCAACAATATAAGCTCCATTCTTCACCTCGCCATAGCCCTCACCATATCTACCTTTTTCAACATATACAGTAGGACGTACATAAATATGCCCTTCTAATTTTAGCGCATTAATTAAATCTATGATTCCAGCCTTAAGCTCTTCTTTAGTAAAAGGACTAGCAATGCGTAGGATTTTAAGCGCAGAAAATAACCTATTTAGATGTTGTTCAAGAGAGATCAAAGCATGAGATCCATCTTTTTGTTGATAACAACGTATCCCCTCAAATATATTCGCTCCACGTGTCGCTAATTCTGACCAAACATGAACCGTAGCATTTTCCCAAGGTTCTACGTTTCCATTAAACCAAATTAGAGAAGGCTGTTCCTGTTTTTTCATAATCAATTGGGTTTATTTTAATTCTACATTCTTTTTTTGCGGCTAAATAAGCCATTTCAACAAACTGACTCGCTCGAACACCATCTATGCCCGTTCCCAATAATTCTCCTCCATTTAGCAGAAAATCTACAAAATGATTCCATTCATTTTTCCAAGATTTATCCCCTCCTCTATAATCAATAACTTCTTCTTTGAATGGTCCATTCGGGTCCCGTTTTCCAATTCTGAGTCGTTGCACATCATAGCTTCCACCAAGACCATTTATCTCAACATAACCCATTGTTCCATACAACTCCAATCGGAATCGATTTCGCCATTGCGTTATAGAAGAATTAACGGTAACTGAAACGCCATCTGAGCGGTGGAACAATGCTGTTGCAGTATCTTCTAGAGGAGCGATTGGGAAAACAAGCGTTGCAACATTGGCAGAAACAGCCTCAAATTCTCCAACAAACCACCTAAAAAGGTCAATACAGTGAATCCCCTGCTCCATTAGTTGTCCACCTGCTGTTATTTCTACATCTGAACGCCACTCTTTTTCGCAATTTTCTCTTCCGCAGATGCCATACAAAGCTCTTCCTGTAATCGGTTTTCCAATTGCGCCACTTTTTATTAATTCATTCGCCTTTATCATAGCAGGATGGTGTCTATGATTAAAGCCACATTTTAGGATGACCTTATTTTCTGCTGCCAATTGCACTAATTTTTGAGCATCACTTGACTTTCTTGTTAGTGGTTTTTCACAAAGGATGTGTTTCTTATTCTTTATAGCCGCTTGAGCTATTTCAAAATGCACATTAGGGGGGGTACAAATAACCACAATATCTATTTCTTCATCTTCAATGATATTTTTCCAATGTGGTACTGCTATTGCGTTTGCCTTTTGTGCAACTATCTTTACCTGCGTTTCGTCAACTCCTGCTATTGACTTTATTTCCGTATATGGATTTTCTTGAATAGATAGCAGCCTACGATTAGCTTGTAATCCTGAACCTACAATACCTATTTTCATTATTTGTTTATTCACAGCCTGGTTTTAAATAGATTAAGTTTGTGTTTTTCACTTCATTTTGTTCATACAAATGCCATAGATCCATCAAAATGTTTCCATTCATTGCCTCTGATATATCCTGAACACTTATTCCCTTCGCACATCCTGATTTTAGAATAAGAACGACATCTGCATTTTGGATCGCTCCGATTGCGGTATCAAAGAGTTCTATATTTAGCGCTGTTTCTTTGACCATTGGATCAAAGGCCGTTATCGCTGCCTTGTACTGATTTAAATATTGAATCACTTGCAAGCCTGGAGATCTTCTAAGCGTATCAGTGCCTTCTGTATATACAAGCCCTAATAGTGCAACCCGCTTATTCTCTAAAGAAGTAAATGCTTCTATTCTCTTAAAAAGGGTATCAATTCGATCCTCATTAATAGCAATTACAGTGTCAAATAAGGAGGTTTTTTTATTGGTCTTGCGCCCTATTTCCTGCAAAGAACGAATATCTCTGGCAAGCGTCCCTCCACTAAACCATGGTCCAGGAAGAAGTGGCATTCTATTGCTAATTCTTTGATCCTTTTTCATGATTTCAACCACCTGATAAGCATCTGCTTGCATCGCTACTGCTATATCCGACAATTGATTTGAAAAACTAATTGATGTTGCTAAAAAAGAATTTATGGCATGCTTTGCCAATTCAGCTGTCCTGAGGTCACACAAAATTGGATTCTTATCAATCGAGGAAAGTAAATCTGCAATTTCTTTGGTATACGATCTGTCATTGGCTCCAATAACCGTCATATCTGGATTTTGAAATTTCTCTATTGCTTTTCCAAGTTGCAAATTTTCAGGTATATATGCGATTTTACTTCCATTCCTAATTTGCGCATCAGTTAATAACTTTTCGGTTGTTCCAATTGGAACTTGAGAACTAATCATATAATTCTTTATCGGCAAATCAGATAGCTTTTGCATAATTGCCTCAATAGAATCTAAACTACATACATCATTTTCATCAATGGGGGTATCAATTGTTATCCATACATAATCCGCCTTTGCCAAGGCTTCTATGTCCGAAACAAATTCCAACCTATTTGCTGAAATTCCTTTAGTGATTAGCTCATTTAAATTGGGTTCAAATAAGGGCGCTTTTCCCAAATTTAATTGATCGACCTTTTCTCTATCTTCATCAAAACCAATAATATGTTGAAAACTTTCGGACAGGGCAGCAGCCGTAACACAACCTAAGTGCCATAAACCAACAATAGCTATAGTTTTATTTATCATTCTTTTAGGTAATTTATCATTCTTTCTACTGCGATTTCAACCGCTTTATCTGAATTATTGGGAGGATTCCAACCTATTTTTTCAACTTTAGAGACATCTAACTGAACAACGGGTTGATCTCCAGGCCAGCCTATTTTACCACCAGTATAATTATAATCAACCCCTGATAAGCCCAAGGCTTTTGTGACATAATTTGCAATGGTAATAATAGATGTCACTTTTGTATTTCCTAGATTAAAAATCTCTACTTGATGATCGTTTGGAATTTCATAATTATCTAATAACCACAAGATTCCTTTGATGCAATCCTCGACCAAAAAATAACTTTTTGCCTGCTTCCCATCTCCTAGAATAGTGAGTTGAGTTGGATCCTCCTTCAACCTTGTAATAAAGTCCCTTATTGCTCCACGAGACATACGATTTCCCAATACATTTCCAAATCGAAAAATCCAGCCCCTTATCCCAAATAGATTGGCATAAGAAGAAATAAAAGCTTCAGCAGATATTTTGCCAGCGCCATACATAGATAATGGATACAAAGGAGCACTACTTTCCGTAACCTTTTGTTGCGACAAATTTCCATAGACAGCCCCAGTACTAGAAAAAACGATGTCCTTTATTCCTTCCGCAACCATTGCATCAAGGATATTTCGAGTACCATAAACAGCAGAGTCAATATCAATTCGTGTATTCTTAATGCCAATAGGGATATTTGCATTCCCCGCTAAATGCCAAACTTGTTGCTGGGACACCATTGCTTTACGAACAATATTTTCATCTTGAATATCTCCTTCAATAAAGTTAAACCGTTCTCTTTTTTTTGCCTTTTCTAACCATGCCTGATTAGCATTTGATAGATTATCCAAAACTGTAATTGTTCGTCCTGAATCTAATAAAGCATCTACTAAATGGCTGCCTATAAAACCTGCTCCTCCTGTAACAATTACATTGTTAGGAATTGACTTAGGAATTGGTATCATACATTTATCTTTGTTGCTGCATTATCAAATTCTGCCGCAGTATGTTTGGACATTTCATGTACCGTGCATTTTTGGAGAATAGCTGGCGTAACAGTACAAATATGGGGTCTTCCGATCGCTGCACTTGTAATAGCAAACACCGTTCGTATACTCCCCACAATAATTTCGGTATCACTTCCTACTTCATCAATCCAATTTCTGACGCTAGCTATTTGCTCAACAGGATCAGCTCCTTGGTCACTAATTCTACCAAAAAACAAAGAAACATACCTAGCGCCAGCTTTTGCTGCCATAATTGCTTGAGGTGCCATCATACAAGCGGTTGCATTAATAGCATACCCCTCGTCACTTAATTCCTTAATGATCGGAAGCAGTGATTTTCCATCTGCATCAACAACAGGTACCTTTATTACTATATTCTCTCCTAAACTTGCAAACTTCTTTGCTTGCTTTAGAATACTCTCTCGATCTTTCCCACTAACTTGAATAGAAACGGGTGCTCCATTTGCTGCTGCAACCATTTTAATAAGATGAGAATCCACATCACTAATACCTTGTTTTTTTATAATCAAAGGATTCGTTGTAATCCCCTCTCCAACTCCAATATTGAACCAATATTTAATGCTTTCAATATCACAACTATCTACAAAAAATTTCATATTATATTGTTTTTATAATACTCCTTGGATTAGTTACACACTGCATTTTTGAGCCCATAAAATAGTTTTCAATTTTTATGAACTAAAGCATGAACGCAGTAAAAGGCAAACTATGAGCAAAAGGTGTTCAATAATTATTCACAGTCAACCAACTAAGTCCTACGCAGTCTCTTACGGAGTAATCTTTTATTAATTAATTTTTATTTGCGGCTTGTATTATTTCCCTAAAATCTGGCACTACTAAATCATCACCATCCTCATTCATTAGTTTCAGACATTCCCGTGTAGCAAATTCAAAATATGCCAAAGCAACTTTAGGGTTTCGATCTATTTTGTGCGATGCAGATTCTACAGGAATTAACTGCACTTCTTTTTCTAAATTTTTGGCAAAAGAGATTGCCTTTTTAACCTGATTAAATGAAACCCAAGGATCACTGGTTCCCGCAATAAAAGAAAGTTTGCCTTTTATTCCTTTGACATCATCAAGGGTAGTTTCAAATGTTTCAAAGTTATTTTTGATACAATCCTCTATAAAACTTGCATTGATAGAATAGCCCAATACTTCAGCAGATGGATTTCCAGCAAAATATGCCTCGAATACATTTTCGTCAGATGCTTCTGTAAGGGTATGTCTTACATCTACCACTGGAGCAATAAATACAGTATTTAATTCTTTGTCCAATGCTCCCAATGCTCTTAGAGTTGCTCTTGCCGACAAACTCATGGAAACAATGACATTACACTTTGTGAAATTAACTGCACTTATGACATCTTCAACCTGCTTAGATAAACTTGAATCTGAAATCTTCCCTGAACTTTCCCCCACATGGTTTCTAAAATCCATACGGTAAACCTTAAACCCATTCTGA from Aureispira anguillae encodes:
- a CDS encoding GHMP family kinase ATP-binding protein, encoding MNLEFYAPLRLSLAGGGTDLPECYLKSGAHLLAVSLKLKVKVSVGTDIKHDSTQLNDLFKKEHPNFNVNIKSEVSPGAGLGGSGAVAVALVAASNFLKKGKIETPLDIGLKAYKWEREILNQPVGFQDQLASAVGGCVEMVANSNGEISVKKRNDLLDGLAYLFEHNFVLVETGIRRNASKILKSLGASYVDGTDDSRPASVEEVEKAILLKDGEMFGDILRRHWAAKCKRLPEATTDTIDTIIQTAIEKGASGAKAIGAGAGGFVLISGKSETRTQVINALKKLEFKIVETTVSTEGVNKVKEFKLK
- a CDS encoding SDR family NAD(P)-dependent oxidoreductase; translated protein: MIPIPKSIPNNVIVTGGAGFIGSHLVDALLDSGRTITVLDNLSNANQAWLEKAKKRERFNFIEGDIQDENIVRKAMVSQQQVWHLAGNANIPIGIKNTRIDIDSAVYGTRNILDAMVAEGIKDIVFSSTGAVYGNLSQQKVTESSAPLYPLSMYGAGKISAEAFISSYANLFGIRGWIFRFGNVLGNRMSRGAIRDFITRLKEDPTQLTILGDGKQAKSYFLVEDCIKGILWLLDNYEIPNDHQVEIFNLGNTKVTSIITIANYVTKALGLSGVDYNYTGGKIGWPGDQPVVQLDVSKVEKIGWNPPNNSDKAVEIAVERMINYLKE
- a CDS encoding branched-chain amino acid transaminase → MKKQEQPSLIWFNGNVEPWENATVHVWSELATRGANIFEGIRCYQQKDGSHALISLEQHLNRLFSALKILRIASPFTKEELKAGIIDLINALKLEGHIYVRPTVYVEKGRYGEGYGEVKNGAYIVAFPVERSPSIQEGIKCCVSSWRRMNDLSMSPLLKAGAAYQSFKLPMIDALNGGYDEAILLNDKGLVAETTGATIFMVRNGQVITPPISAGILESITRSNCINLLRSHFKIQVVERDIPRTELYWADEIFLTGTLAELTPVLSIDKIDIGNGAVGPITQKLQTTYLGICEGRKEDTFNWLTLL
- a CDS encoding nucleotide sugar dehydrogenase; the protein is MINKTIAIVGLWHLGCVTAAALSESFQHIIGFDEDREKVDQLNLGKAPLFEPNLNELITKGISANRLEFVSDIEALAKADYVWITIDTPIDENDVCSLDSIEAIMQKLSDLPIKNYMISSQVPIGTTEKLLTDAQIRNGSKIAYIPENLQLGKAIEKFQNPDMTVIGANDRSYTKEIADLLSSIDKNPILCDLRTAELAKHAINSFLATSISFSNQLSDIAVAMQADAYQVVEIMKKDQRISNRMPLLPGPWFSGGTLARDIRSLQEIGRKTNKKTSLFDTVIAINEDRIDTLFKRIEAFTSLENKRVALLGLVYTEGTDTLRRSPGLQVIQYLNQYKAAITAFDPMVKETALNIELFDTAIGAIQNADVVLILKSGCAKGISVQDISEAMNGNILMDLWHLYEQNEVKNTNLIYLKPGCE
- a CDS encoding alpha/beta hydrolase family protein; this translates as MISKKEIIEVNGEVISLTVDKPNEGDCKGSVLITPAFGITAKRIFSLSYFLTQNGFKVYRMDFRNHVGESSGKISDSSLSKQVEDVISAVNFTKCNVIVSMSLSARATLRALGALDKELNTVFIAPVVDVRHTLTEASDENVFEAYFAGNPSAEVLGYSINASFIEDCIKNNFETFETTLDDVKGIKGKLSFIAGTSDPWVSFNQVKKAISFAKNLEKEVQLIPVESASHKIDRNPKVALAYFEFATRECLKLMNEDGDDLVVPDFREIIQAANKN
- a CDS encoding transaldolase family protein; translation: MKFFVDSCDIESIKYWFNIGVGEGITTNPLIIKKQGISDVDSHLIKMVAAANGAPVSIQVSGKDRESILKQAKKFASLGENIVIKVPVVDADGKSLLPIIKELSDEGYAINATACMMAPQAIMAAKAGARYVSLFFGRISDQGADPVEQIASVRNWIDEVGSDTEIIVGSIRTVFAITSAAIGRPHICTVTPAILQKCTVHEMSKHTAAEFDNAATKINV
- a CDS encoding Gfo/Idh/MocA family protein, with the protein product MKIGIVGSGLQANRRLLSIQENPYTEIKSIAGVDETQVKIVAQKANAIAVPHWKNIIEDEEIDIVVICTPPNVHFEIAQAAIKNKKHILCEKPLTRKSSDAQKLVQLAAENKVILKCGFNHRHHPAMIKANELIKSGAIGKPITGRALYGICGRENCEKEWRSDVEITAGGQLMEQGIHCIDLFRWFVGEFEAVSANVATLVFPIAPLEDTATALFHRSDGVSVTVNSSITQWRNRFRLELYGTMGYVEINGLGGSYDVQRLRIGKRDPNGPFKEEVIDYRGGDKSWKNEWNHFVDFLLNGGELLGTGIDGVRASQFVEMAYLAAKKECRIKINPIDYEKTGTAFSNLV